TTATTCGGTGCATCATATTCAATTTCCATCTGCTGCATGTGATGCCAGTGGAATGCTTTTTCTATTACGGATTTGTTGAAATACATACACAACCTCTATGCAAAGTTTGAGGCCCAGCAGATCCCAGTTGAGCTTCAATCCACAACTCCACGGATAATCCCGAAGTCAGTGGCCAAACCTGCAGACCAAAAACCACCAAAAGTCACCAAGCGCAAACCAAATTCAACAAAGACATGAACGGGGACTAAGAGAAACAAAAAAAAACATGAGCATGAATGCATCTCATTCGGAGTTAAATTATGCAGTCGTCTACTGCAGTTGATCTGTCAGGTATGTCAAGTTCTTTCCAATATTTTCAAATTCCACACTCATTGGATGGGATATAAATTTGTTGTCGATATGTTCGATCTTCTGTATCATTTCTTCCCGTTGATTGCTGACCATCTCGATGGTAACATCAAAAAACCCGGAGGTATGCTCACAACTTTTCTGATGGTTGATCCTTTTCATGACATCAACCAGTTTCAGGTGAATGGTCAAATTCTCCTGAACGTCCTGGATTATGTCTCGCTGTTTCCTTAAATATTCCAAGTCTTCACTTTTTGAAAAAGCAGCCTCGATCTCTTCGAAGGCAGAATTCAGGAAATATCTGGTATTATCATTTTCAATTTTATCTAATTTCGGGCGAATAATCTCGAGAAACGTCGTGAGTTTTTTATATCTTTCCCTGACAATACCTTCATTTTCACTCATCAGGACATTTTTTTCTTCCCATATCCTGTATTTCTCTATCACATACAGGCATAAGCGGATGCGTTCAATCTCATCGAAACCTAAATACTTGTACCTGGTAGCAAATTCAGCTTCGACGTCTATGCTATCCAGATGATGCCGGATCTCATCCTCGGTCAGTTTGTTCAATATCTTCTGGCATTTTGACTCAAAATCAAGATATTTGTATATCAATAGGTCAAAATCTGTTTCTCCTGACCTTTGGGCATCATCAAATATTGAATCCAGAAGTCCGCCTTTCTTTACGATACTTAAAATACGTTTTCTGACATCTAATATGTCAGATCTCCATGTCAAGTCATCAAGTTCGGTAGTGTAACCACAGAATACAATTTCCATAATTGCCACCTCGGCTTACATCGAACTTTGTATGGCTTACTATTTCAACCTTTTTATCGAATGGAATATATATTTAAAAGTATATCAGATGTCCAGATATTTCCACCCATTTCATGATCGTGTTATTCATCTTATCTTTCCGGGATAATATAATAAGTAATTTGTCCGAACAAATTTCTAAGAACTTGAAACATGCGTCTCAATTATCGTTTAATATTCAATAATCCTGCCTTCTGATAATCCATTAAACTCTTCAAAACTTATCAGGTCATCAACAGGCAGTCGGTCTTCTTCCATACGTTCAGGTGGTCTATCTAAAGAATATCCTATGGGAATAACGGTCAGTACATCGAATTCAATTGGGATATGCAGGATCTTTTTTACTTTATCAGCATCTATGGTGGCCCATCCGGTACCTATACCCAGCTCCCAGGCAGTCAGCATAATATTCTGAACAGCCATAGCTCCCGCATGCTTGGGTTCACCCACTTCCTGGTGGAATGGGTATTTAGCATTTATGGGAAGTATTACAACAGCGATTGCAAGCGGTGCTTCTACCAGGTATTGGGCGGTTGGAGCTGCATCACCCAATTTTTTTAGCGTTTCCTGATTTCTGATAATAATGAATTCCCATGGCTGAGTATTGAAGGGGCTGGGTGCCCATCTGGCAGAATTTATGATCTTGTAGAGTGCATCATCAGGAATAGGGTCTGGTCGGAATTTTCTGACAACGCGCCTCTGTTTAATTGCTTCTTGAACCTCCAAAAAAACCTCTCCTCTTTATACATGGATAATTTGTCATTCCACCACTATATAGTTACTTCAATAATTTTATCAATCTTGAGGACTATTTCATTATAAGTGGGAAACAATGCAATAAATCTTGATTGTTTTTGCATTTTCATAATAGATAGGAGGTTTGGAACTTGGAATTTTCTTGGATGATTGGGGGTGAAGCAGGGTTCGGGATCATGGCCTCAGGACTTACCATGTCCAAAGCCTTTGCCAGGGGTGGACTTCACGTGTTCGATACTGTGGAATATCCTTCCCTTATTCGTGGGGGCCATAACAGTTATCAGGTACGGGTATCAGATAGAGAGGTATTTTCTCATACAGGATATATTGACCTGCTGGTGGCACTAAACAAAGAGACCGTCCACCTGCACAAGGATGAAATGGCTCCCACCGGATGTATCGTTTTTAACGGTAAAGAGGACCCTGAGGATAGATTTGACGTACATGCCGATATATGTCTCTTCCCCATACCCCTCAGTGAGATAGTTCAAAATCTGGGAGTAAAATCCATCATGCAGAATACCGCAGCACTGGGCGCCACCTTCGGCCTGATAGGATATGATCTCACCATCCTTGAAGAACTTCTGACCGAAATATTCCAGCGAAAAGGGGAAAAGATCATACAAAGTAACATCAAAGTTGCAAGGGCGGGTTATGATTTTGTGATGGAGAACCATCCAGGGGGCACTGGCATTATTATAAAACCCACTGATAATCACCGAAGATTGGTGATCAACGGTAATGAGGCCGTTGGTCTGGGAGCATTATCTGCAGGATTACGATTCTATTCTGCCTATCCCATGACCCCGGCCTCGGGTTTGTTGCACTTCCTGGCTGCTGAAGAGCAAAACCACAACCTTGTTGTCAAGCATACCGAGGATGAACTGGCTGCTATACTCATGGCTATAGGTGCATCACATGCAGGGGTCAGGGCCATGACCGCCTCATCAGGCGGCGGATTTGCCCTTATGACCGAGGCACTGGGGATGGCGGCCATGACCGAGACCCCTCTGGTGGTAATGGTAGCCCAGCGACCCGGGCCCAGTACAGGTCTTGCCACACGAAGCGAACAGGGCGACCTGAGGTTTGTGATGCATGCATCCCAGGGGGACTTCCTGAGAGTGGTCATGGCGCCGGGGGATGTAAGTGAATGTTACTGGGCAGCAGGCAGGGCATTCAACCTGGCTGAAAAGTACCAGATCCCTGTTTTAATCATCACAGATAAATACCTGACAGAAAGCCACAAAACCGTCGAACCATTCGAACCAGTCACAGTTGACCGGGGTTTGTTGTTAAATCTGGAAGAAATGGATGCTGTGAGTAACTATAAACGATATGAACTGACCGAATCTGGTATCTCTCCAAGAGTTATGCCCGGTCATCCAAATATCATCTTTGATGCTAACAGCAATGAACATAACGAATACGGGCACGATCTTGATAACCCTGATAACAGGACTATCATGATGGACAAGAGGATGAATAAAATTGAATCTATTGTTAAAGAACTGGAAGAGCCTGTAATTTACGGACCCCCCGGAGCAGATGTGACGCTTGTGGGTTGGGGTTCCACAAAGGGTCCCATATTGGAAGCGATGCTGCTTATGACAGAAAACAATATCAGTGTAAATTTCCTGCAGATTATTTTCATTCATCCATTCCCTGCTGAAAAAGTATCTGATATCCTGAAAAGTTCAAAATTCACCATAGGTGTTGAGAATAACAAAGAAGCACAGCTTGGAGGTGTTATCAGGGAGAGGACAGGGATTGAATTGAATAAAAAAATTCTCAAGTATAACGGCCGCCCTTTCACTCCTGAAGAGATCGCAAACAGGGTTATGGAGGTGATGATACATGGCTGAACTTGCAGATTTCAGGACCCCTATTAAACCTGTTTGGTGTCCGGGGTGCGGTAATTTTGGTATCCTTGCCGCTTTGAGAGGCGGGCTGGCCGATTCCGGGTTAGAGCCTCACCAGTTCATGATCGTATCAGGTATCGGGTGTCACGGCGCAGTTATTCAATATATCAATGTAAATGGCTTCCATTCTATCCACGGCAGGACCCTGCCTGTAGCCACAGGTATAAGACTGGCAAACCATGAACTCAAGGTCATAGCCATATCAGGTGACGGAGATGGATACGGTATCGGCATGGGGCATTTTATTCATGCCATGAGGCGGAACCTGGATATCACCTATATTGTCCACAATAACAAGATGTACAGTTTAACAACAGGCCAGACCTCCCCAACCAGCGATAAGGGTTTTTCGACAAAATCCACGCCTTTCGGCTCAATCGAGATCGCAGTGAACCCGCTCACACTTGCACTGTCCTCAGGTGCATCATTTATTGCCAGAGGATTTGCCGGGGACCCGCCGCATCTTCGAAAATTGATTACTGAGGCAATAACACACAAGGGATTTTCATTGATCGATGTATTGCAGCCCTGCGTGACCTTCAATAAAGTAAATACAAATGATTTCTACAAGGAACGGGTGTACAAACTGGAGGATGAGGGATATGAACCAGTGGATAAGGCCGCTGCATACGAGCGGGCTGTGGAATGGAATAGTCGGGTTCCGATCGGAGTGATCTATAAGGAAGACAGACCCACTTATGAAGATGAAGTGGTTACAATTCAGGATATGCCGCTTGTGAAAAGGCCGGTTGAGGGTGTGGATATCACCAGGACAATGGAACAGTTCATGTAATCAAACTTTAATTATCAACCTCAAAAAAGGAAGTGGGACATTGCCTTACTTCATTGTTATTTATCTAAGTAAAGTTAAGTATCATAACATGAATATTTTAATTGGAGTGTTGTCAAATGACAAAATATCTGATACTATGGAAAATGGATCAAAATAGAATACCTGAAGATCCCGAGGAGTGGATTAAGCGGGATGAAAAGTTTATGAGCATGGTCAAGGACGACCTGGAAAACGGAAAGACGCTGGAATGGGGAATGTTTGCCGGTGGCAGAACATCTGGCTATGCAATCTGTGAGGGGACTGAACTGGAGGTCACCATGGAGAACATGAAATATATCCCCCATATGAAGATGAAATCATATCCGGTCCTGGGACCTGACCAGATTGAAGAAATGATGAAGATGTCACAGTGAGCTACGGGCTGAACCTTTTATCACTGCGGGCCAGTACCTGCCCCCGTTGCACTTCATTTCAACTTCCATATCGAAGATATCACTGAAAACAGCCTCGTTTAGCACATCGCTCTTTGGACCCTGTACGATCACCATCCCCTGCTTGAGTGCAGCAACGTGGGTGATGGCAGGTATGATCTCTTCGATGCGATGGGTGACAAAGATCAGGGTCGGACCTTCGGGGCTGCTGCACATATTCTGCAAAGCATCCAGCAGGTCTTCCCTTGCTTTGATATCCAGGCCTTCGCATGGCTCGTCCAATACTAAAAGTTCGGGATCCGGCATCATTGCCCTTGCAATGAGCACTTTCTGCTGCTCTCCAAGAGACAGGGTCCTGAAGGGTTGATCAGCCAGATGGGACAATCCCAGAAATACTGTTAATTCACGGGCACGCCCCAGATCCTCAGTTCTTGGTCGTTGGTACAGGCCGATACTGCCAAATTTGCCTGAAAGCACAATATCGAGGACCTTATCACCGGGATGTATCATGTTCCGTATCTCTGAACTGCATTCACCGATGTGGCAGCGCAGTTCCCTGAGATCAGTGGAGCCGAACATATGTCCCAGTACCTCTACTTTGCCCTTTGAAGGCTGATGATAACCGTTGATTATACTGATGAGACTGGTCTTTCCCGAGCCGTTGGGACCGATTATGGCCCAGTTCTGGTTGGGAGGAATATTCAAATTGATGTCTTTTAAAACCGTACAACCATTGCGAATAAAATGAACATGATCAAACAAAATGACAGATTCAGTAATCATTGTAATGCCATAATATATCAGGTAAGAAAATTAATCTTTGCTCAATTTAATGGTTCTGCATTAAACCTCCAAGGGATACGAATGATCCACCCAATCCTGGTAACTTCCTTTATTTTCAAATGTGGTAAATACCATCTTCTCAAGCTTTTGAGCTGCAAAGGTGCTGGCAGGGCAGTTGTAGTCTTCAGAGTATGTGACCACGGGTAAGTTCCTGTCAAGCACCCGGTCTGCCTGTTCATTCATGTCCGATATCAGGACAGCTCCGGGCAGGTGAGCTTTGTGGTATTCTGCTGTATCCCTTACATCCGGGAGTGTGAAGCGTTCACCTTTAGCCCGGCAGATATGATTCGATTTTTTTGCCGGGTCCATAAACATGGGATTGTTATGTTTCGTGCCGGCCTGCTACTGGCGCTGATTCCATTTGAGGTGACATCCATCCAGATCGCGATTATTATTTTAATAAGGGCGGACGAAACGTCTAAATCAAGCTTGTGCTTATAAAACATCGATTAATTCCTTTTGTCAAACCTTTTGTGGCCTAATAATTCGGAAGTTTTTTATTTTAGTAAAGAAATGATGATGTTGTTCTAACTATGTTAGATAAATAAATAAATGGAAATATCCTAAAAAACGCTATATACAGGCCTTGGACATATTGTCCGGGGTATACCGGTGACTGCGAGACGGCTAATCCATGCTCGTTTAAGGCGATAAGAAACGTAATCTTTTCAAGTTCTCAAAATCGGCGCTCAACAAGAAAACAATAAAACCTAAAAAGATGAAGATTTG
Above is a window of Methanosarcinales archaeon DNA encoding:
- a CDS encoding rhodanese-like domain-containing protein encodes the protein MDPAKKSNHICRAKGERFTLPDVRDTAEYHKAHLPGAVLISDMNEQADRVLDRNLPVVTYSEDYNCPASTFAAQKLEKMVFTTFENKGSYQDWVDHSYPLEV
- a CDS encoding 2-oxoacid:ferredoxin oxidoreductase subunit beta, translating into MAELADFRTPIKPVWCPGCGNFGILAALRGGLADSGLEPHQFMIVSGIGCHGAVIQYINVNGFHSIHGRTLPVATGIRLANHELKVIAISGDGDGYGIGMGHFIHAMRRNLDITYIVHNNKMYSLTTGQTSPTSDKGFSTKSTPFGSIEIAVNPLTLALSSGASFIARGFAGDPPHLRKLITEAITHKGFSLIDVLQPCVTFNKVNTNDFYKERVYKLEDEGYEPVDKAAAYERAVEWNSRVPIGVIYKEDRPTYEDEVVTIQDMPLVKRPVEGVDITRTMEQFM
- a CDS encoding nitroreductase family protein, producing the protein MEVQEAIKQRRVVRKFRPDPIPDDALYKIINSARWAPSPFNTQPWEFIIIRNQETLKKLGDAAPTAQYLVEAPLAIAVVILPINAKYPFHQEVGEPKHAGAMAVQNIMLTAWELGIGTGWATIDADKVKKILHIPIEFDVLTVIPIGYSLDRPPERMEEDRLPVDDLISFEEFNGLSEGRIIEY
- a CDS encoding 2-oxoacid:acceptor oxidoreductase subunit alpha, translating into MEFSWMIGGEAGFGIMASGLTMSKAFARGGLHVFDTVEYPSLIRGGHNSYQVRVSDREVFSHTGYIDLLVALNKETVHLHKDEMAPTGCIVFNGKEDPEDRFDVHADICLFPIPLSEIVQNLGVKSIMQNTAALGATFGLIGYDLTILEELLTEIFQRKGEKIIQSNIKVARAGYDFVMENHPGGTGIIIKPTDNHRRLVINGNEAVGLGALSAGLRFYSAYPMTPASGLLHFLAAEEQNHNLVVKHTEDELAAILMAIGASHAGVRAMTASSGGGFALMTEALGMAAMTETPLVVMVAQRPGPSTGLATRSEQGDLRFVMHASQGDFLRVVMAPGDVSECYWAAGRAFNLAEKYQIPVLIITDKYLTESHKTVEPFEPVTVDRGLLLNLEEMDAVSNYKRYELTESGISPRVMPGHPNIIFDANSNEHNEYGHDLDNPDNRTIMMDKRMNKIESIVKELEEPVIYGPPGADVTLVGWGSTKGPILEAMLLMTENNISVNFLQIIFIHPFPAEKVSDILKSSKFTIGVENNKEAQLGGVIRERTGIELNKKILKYNGRPFTPEEIANRVMEVMIHG
- a CDS encoding ABC transporter ATP-binding protein, with translation MITESVILFDHVHFIRNGCTVLKDINLNIPPNQNWAIIGPNGSGKTSLISIINGYHQPSKGKVEVLGHMFGSTDLRELRCHIGECSSEIRNMIHPGDKVLDIVLSGKFGSIGLYQRPRTEDLGRARELTVFLGLSHLADQPFRTLSLGEQQKVLIARAMMPDPELLVLDEPCEGLDIKAREDLLDALQNMCSSPEGPTLIFVTHRIEEIIPAITHVAALKQGMVIVQGPKSDVLNEAVFSDIFDMEVEMKCNGGRYWPAVIKGSARSSL